A genomic window from Halorubrum lacusprofundi ATCC 49239 includes:
- a CDS encoding metal ABC transporter substrate-binding protein, translated as MHTDANGLSRVSRRRFAALGAGALAGGLAGCTGNATNAGSTGDGDGNGDGYTVVASFFTFYDFADSLAEGTDVTVENLVPTGLHGHGWEPDPSIQRRITDADALVHVGPDFQPWVDRAIDALAAESTETALINARAGVDLIDLADSLTEDEAVEGAKDPHFWLDPQRAKIAVENIADGLAAVDPDHEATIRENATALKAELDALDDEWQAVFDAAERDVAFLAAHNAFAYVSHRYDATIEPLVVNLAASNDVRPADMQRAQETIADHGIEHIGAAVFEPIRPAQQLLAQTDVEAYYPVTPYAGTAESWVERGWGYFEIAREVNLPTFRILLGVDDPEDVTFADYGRNFQP; from the coding sequence ATGCACACGGACGCGAACGGCTTGTCACGGGTCTCACGTCGCCGGTTCGCTGCGCTCGGCGCCGGCGCTCTCGCGGGAGGGCTCGCGGGTTGCACCGGGAACGCGACCAACGCGGGCTCGACCGGAGATGGGGACGGCAACGGCGACGGCTACACCGTCGTCGCCTCGTTTTTCACGTTCTACGACTTCGCCGACTCGCTCGCCGAGGGAACGGACGTTACGGTCGAGAACTTGGTCCCGACCGGGCTCCACGGGCACGGCTGGGAGCCGGACCCCTCGATCCAGCGCCGAATCACCGACGCCGACGCCCTCGTCCACGTCGGCCCCGATTTCCAGCCGTGGGTCGACCGCGCGATCGACGCGCTCGCGGCCGAGTCGACCGAGACGGCGCTTATCAACGCCCGAGCGGGCGTCGACCTCATCGATCTCGCCGACTCGCTGACGGAAGACGAGGCGGTCGAGGGGGCGAAGGACCCGCACTTCTGGCTCGACCCGCAGCGCGCGAAGATTGCGGTCGAGAACATCGCCGACGGGCTGGCCGCCGTCGATCCCGATCACGAGGCGACGATCCGGGAGAACGCGACCGCGCTCAAGGCCGAACTCGACGCCCTCGACGACGAGTGGCAGGCGGTCTTCGACGCGGCCGAGCGCGACGTGGCGTTCCTCGCCGCACACAACGCCTTCGCGTACGTCTCTCACCGATACGACGCGACGATCGAGCCGCTCGTGGTGAACCTCGCGGCCAGCAACGACGTCCGACCGGCCGACATGCAGCGAGCGCAGGAGACGATCGCCGACCACGGCATCGAACACATCGGCGCCGCCGTCTTCGAGCCGATTCGGCCGGCACAACAGCTGCTGGCGCAGACCGATGTCGAGGCGTACTACCCCGTGACGCCATACGCGGGCACCGCCGAGTCATGGGTCGAGCGCGGGTGGGGGTACTTCGAGATCGCCCGCGAGGTGAACCTCCCGACGTTCCGGATCCTTCTCGGCGTCGACGACCCCGAGGACGTAACGTTCGCCGACTACGGTCGGAACTTCCAGCCATGA
- a CDS encoding metal ABC transporter ATP-binding protein, translated as MSGEPEPTDTDRSPLVEARDLTFGYAAVPVVEDVNLRVERGEYVGIVGPNGSGKSTLLRLLLGLHEPDSGTAELLGHPARAFAERERVGYVAQDVTEDEKRMPITVSEVVLMGRFPHAGFGRVTEDDRKRTREALRTVGIEHLADRKITALSGGQRQRTYIARALAGEAELLVLDEPTVGVDAESVDAFFELLDGLVADGMTVLLVEHDIGAVIEHASRVICLNREVYFDGDPVAFAESDALDRAYGTNVRREEGGIVT; from the coding sequence ATGAGCGGGGAACCCGAACCGACCGACACCGACCGATCCCCCCTCGTCGAGGCCCGAGATCTGACGTTCGGGTACGCCGCGGTGCCGGTCGTCGAGGACGTGAATCTCCGGGTCGAGCGCGGCGAATACGTCGGAATTGTGGGGCCGAACGGCTCGGGGAAGAGCACGCTGCTCCGGCTCCTCTTGGGGCTCCATGAGCCTGATTCGGGGACTGCGGAGCTGCTCGGACATCCAGCTCGGGCGTTCGCGGAGCGCGAGCGCGTCGGCTACGTCGCACAGGACGTGACGGAAGACGAGAAACGGATGCCGATCACGGTGAGCGAGGTCGTCTTAATGGGCCGGTTCCCGCACGCCGGGTTCGGTCGCGTGACCGAGGACGACCGCAAGCGCACGCGCGAGGCGCTTCGGACCGTCGGGATCGAGCACCTCGCCGACCGCAAGATCACCGCGCTCTCCGGCGGCCAGCGCCAGCGGACCTACATCGCCCGGGCGCTCGCCGGCGAGGCGGAGCTACTCGTCTTGGACGAGCCGACGGTTGGCGTGGACGCCGAGTCCGTCGACGCCTTCTTCGAGCTCCTCGACGGACTCGTCGCGGACGGGATGACCGTCCTGCTGGTCGAACACGACATCGGCGCCGTCATCGAACACGCCTCGCGGGTGATCTGTCTCAACCGCGAGGTGTACTTCGATGGCGACCCGGTGGCGTTCGCCGAGAGCGACGCGTTGGACCGCGCCTACGGGACGAACGTCCGCCGCGAGGAGGGAGGGATCGTCACGTGA
- a CDS encoding iron chelate uptake ABC transporter family permease subunit, whose amino-acid sequence MSLLTASILLLSAPYDLLARLVGLWSDGLGWVGEQLGIAMLDYVFMHHAFLVGALIAVMAPLIGTFLVHRQLALIGDALAHTAFAGVAVGLFVNSLLGTGISPYVTAIVVAVIAALAIELISETTDAYNDVSMAIVLSTGFALGAVLISLNTGGLAVGINQYLFGNLSTVSRENAVLLVVLFAVVALVVTVTYKQLLYVTFDETAARVAGVNVPWYNRLMTTLTALVVVGAMQIMGVILVAAMLVVPVAAAAQLARGFREALLASVVLAQIAVLAGITLSFHYNTTAGGTIVLVAVAVYIAAVLAGKAQSRRGEDGAPATTE is encoded by the coding sequence CTGTCTCTGTTGACCGCGTCGATTCTCCTCCTCTCCGCCCCCTACGATCTCCTCGCCCGCCTCGTCGGGCTGTGGAGCGACGGGCTCGGCTGGGTCGGCGAGCAGCTTGGGATCGCGATGCTCGACTACGTGTTCATGCACCACGCGTTTCTCGTGGGCGCGCTCATCGCGGTGATGGCGCCGCTTATCGGCACGTTCCTCGTTCACCGCCAGCTCGCGCTGATCGGTGATGCACTCGCGCACACCGCGTTCGCGGGCGTCGCCGTCGGGCTGTTCGTCAACTCGCTTCTTGGGACCGGGATCTCCCCGTACGTCACGGCGATCGTCGTCGCCGTGATCGCCGCGCTGGCGATCGAGCTGATCTCCGAGACCACCGACGCGTACAACGACGTGTCGATGGCGATCGTGCTCTCGACCGGGTTCGCGCTCGGCGCGGTCCTCATCAGCCTGAACACCGGTGGGCTCGCGGTCGGCATCAACCAGTACCTGTTCGGCAATCTCTCGACGGTCTCGCGGGAGAACGCCGTCCTGTTGGTCGTCCTCTTCGCGGTCGTCGCGCTGGTCGTCACGGTCACGTACAAACAGCTGCTGTACGTGACCTTCGACGAGACCGCGGCCCGCGTCGCCGGCGTCAACGTCCCGTGGTACAACCGCCTGATGACGACGCTGACGGCCCTCGTCGTCGTCGGCGCGATGCAGATCATGGGCGTCATTCTGGTCGCGGCGATGCTCGTCGTCCCCGTCGCGGCCGCCGCTCAGCTTGCGCGCGGGTTCCGCGAGGCGCTGCTCGCCTCCGTCGTGCTCGCGCAGATCGCCGTGCTCGCGGGAATCACGCTGTCGTTCCACTACAACACGACCGCGGGCGGCACCATCGTACTCGTGGCCGTCGCGGTCTACATCGCGGCGGTGCTCGCCGGGAAGGCGCAGTCGCGGCGGGGCGAGGACGGAGCGCCCGCCACGACAGAATAA
- a CDS encoding efflux RND transporter permease subunit, whose protein sequence is MTAADRFVERVDEFVTERPVAVIVVFLLVSVVAVGGIGGIETSAGADQFTQDIPAQQALDDIDEEFETSIGGSPTAAQVIVTDDNVLSRSTLIRILETQDRLESRSTLRVGSTSSHADAIARQLDPTAETAAQRRDAVAESTPRELQAAIADADATGAIEAQVSVDYNPTAQRAGAAIVGITYDVPDAATSARVTELQTRSVDVVDSVPGNEAGDNAILFGDGVLQSEITALLGDTAIIVFPAALLLILGFLVFAYRDPIDMTIGLVSLLMALLWTFGFMGYAGIPFSDSLITVFPLLLAVGIDFGIHIVNRYREERGEGLGIGDAMRTTTDQLLIAFLLVTITTVFGLVSNVVSPFDPNRDFGIVAAAGIVFTLVVFGAFLPAAKVLADRWRERLPIPAFGTTALGTGGSRLGRVLRVGVDLSKVAPVAVVVVLLVGGAVGGAYGTGVNTEFSEEAFFPDEDRLETYSNLPEPFAPTDYTFLRVLTLFEEEFEQSFVGSVTLYVDQSVRDDDSLELIDRTTRNPPDTFETTDERRAASTSVVTVIEDQAARDPEFAAVVNRNDRLGTGVPDRNVDEVYDALLDSPAEGQARGYLAADRGSARIDYTIRPDVDNSEAVADVRELAERTPLEAVPTGSLVVNEAVIDLLTESAIRSLFAAFGLTAVFLALSYAYLEGKAVYGLLNLVPVLVTVGLLVGSMRLFDIPLTPINAPILSVSIGLGVDYTVHFVHRFVDEFKTGHAIDEALDITIAGTGGALTGSMLTTVCGLGVLWLAVIPLLRDFGVLLALGVLYAYLCSILLVPSLVVVWDRYGDRVGLGLDGNLRGSTSRRAE, encoded by the coding sequence GTGACGGCCGCCGATCGGTTCGTTGAGCGCGTCGACGAGTTCGTCACCGAGCGCCCGGTCGCGGTGATCGTCGTCTTCCTCCTCGTGAGCGTCGTCGCCGTCGGAGGGATCGGGGGGATCGAGACGAGCGCGGGCGCCGACCAGTTCACGCAGGACATCCCGGCTCAGCAGGCGTTAGATGACATCGACGAGGAGTTCGAGACGTCGATCGGCGGGTCGCCCACCGCCGCACAGGTGATCGTCACCGACGACAACGTGCTCTCCCGGTCGACGCTGATCCGAATCTTGGAGACCCAAGACCGGCTGGAGTCGCGGTCGACGCTTCGGGTGGGATCGACGTCGAGCCACGCCGACGCGATCGCCCGCCAGCTCGACCCGACAGCGGAGACGGCCGCCCAACGCCGCGACGCAGTCGCCGAGTCGACGCCGCGAGAGCTGCAAGCGGCCATCGCTGATGCGGACGCGACGGGAGCGATCGAGGCGCAGGTGTCGGTCGACTACAACCCGACCGCCCAGCGCGCCGGCGCCGCCATCGTCGGGATCACCTACGACGTTCCCGACGCGGCGACGAGCGCCCGGGTGACGGAGCTGCAGACGCGCAGCGTCGATGTCGTCGACTCGGTGCCGGGCAACGAGGCCGGCGACAACGCGATCCTCTTCGGTGACGGCGTGCTCCAGTCGGAGATCACCGCGCTGCTCGGCGACACCGCGATCATCGTGTTCCCCGCGGCGCTACTGCTCATCCTCGGCTTCCTCGTGTTTGCGTACCGCGACCCGATCGACATGACGATCGGGCTCGTGTCGCTCCTGATGGCGCTGCTGTGGACCTTCGGGTTCATGGGATACGCGGGAATCCCCTTCTCCGACTCCCTCATCACTGTCTTCCCGCTGTTGCTCGCGGTCGGGATCGACTTCGGGATTCACATCGTCAACCGGTATCGCGAAGAGCGGGGCGAAGGACTGGGGATCGGGGACGCGATGCGGACGACGACTGACCAGCTGCTCATCGCCTTCCTGCTCGTGACGATCACCACCGTCTTCGGACTCGTCTCGAACGTGGTGAGCCCCTTCGATCCCAACCGGGACTTCGGGATCGTTGCCGCCGCCGGGATCGTGTTCACGCTCGTGGTCTTTGGAGCGTTCCTCCCCGCTGCAAAGGTGCTCGCGGACCGCTGGCGTGAGCGGCTCCCGATCCCCGCATTCGGAACGACCGCGCTCGGGACTGGCGGCTCGCGGCTCGGCCGCGTGCTACGCGTCGGCGTCGACCTCTCCAAGGTCGCGCCCGTCGCGGTCGTCGTCGTGCTCCTCGTCGGTGGCGCGGTCGGGGGCGCGTACGGTACCGGCGTGAACACGGAGTTCTCCGAGGAGGCGTTCTTCCCCGACGAGGACCGGCTGGAGACGTACTCGAACCTCCCGGAGCCGTTCGCGCCGACCGACTACACGTTCCTGCGGGTGCTCACGCTGTTCGAGGAGGAGTTCGAGCAAAGCTTCGTCGGGAGCGTGACGCTGTACGTCGATCAGTCGGTCAGAGACGACGATTCCTTGGAGCTGATCGACCGGACCACGCGCAACCCGCCCGACACCTTCGAGACGACCGACGAGCGGCGGGCGGCCTCGACGAGCGTCGTCACCGTCATCGAAGATCAGGCGGCGCGGGATCCCGAGTTCGCTGCCGTCGTCAACCGTAACGACCGACTCGGCACTGGGGTGCCCGACCGCAACGTCGACGAGGTGTACGACGCCCTGCTCGACTCCCCGGCCGAGGGGCAGGCTCGCGGCTACCTCGCCGCCGACCGCGGGAGCGCGCGGATCGACTACACGATCCGGCCGGACGTCGACAACTCGGAGGCGGTCGCCGACGTGCGCGAACTGGCCGAGCGCACACCGCTCGAAGCGGTACCGACCGGGAGTCTCGTCGTCAACGAGGCCGTGATCGACCTCCTCACGGAGTCCGCGATCCGGAGCCTCTTCGCCGCGTTCGGGCTTACGGCGGTCTTCCTCGCGCTATCGTACGCCTATCTGGAGGGGAAAGCCGTGTACGGGCTCCTCAACCTCGTGCCCGTGCTCGTCACGGTCGGGCTGCTCGTGGGGTCGATGCGGCTGTTCGACATCCCGCTGACGCCGATCAACGCCCCGATCCTCTCGGTGTCGATCGGGCTCGGGGTGGACTACACCGTCCATTTCGTCCACCGGTTCGTCGACGAGTTCAAGACGGGACACGCGATCGACGAGGCGCTGGACATCACCATCGCCGGCACCGGGGGCGCGCTCACCGGGAGCATGCTCACGACCGTCTGCGGGCTCGGCGTCCTGTGGCTCGCCGTGATCCCGCTTTTGCGAGATTTCGGCGTGTTGCTCGCGCTGGGCGTGCTGTACGCGTACCTCTGTTCGATCCTGCTCGTCCCCTCGCTCGTCGTCGTCTGGGACCGGTACGGGGACCGAGTCGGACTCGGGCTCGACGGGAACCTCCGCGGGTCGACGAGCAGGCGGGCGGAGTAG